The window ATGTGTTGTAAGCCGGTGACAATATTTCCATACCCCACAATTATTGAATTTGTACATTGTAATTTGAAAACATAAGATGTAATTTTTCAGTCCCTCTCAAACACATAGTTGTTACCCAACCTCTCTTGTTCTCATCTTCACACCGACGTGTGTCCCTTGATAGATAACCATAAGTGTCTTTTGCCATGATCAAATATGCACTAGGTATGAAATATTTACACTATAATTTGCTGTGTGAATTCCAAAGCATTTGTAATCACAGTAAGAGTTTCGCATGGAAAAAAGTCAGAGTCACAAATGAAAGACTTCATTAACTTTTCTATTATTTATCTGCGTAATAGAGTGTTCATGCTCAGatattttgctgtattttagGGCAAAGCACTGGAAAGAATCTGGCATGCAGAAACATAACTGACTCATCCTCGTTATTAGCTCGAGGAATCTGTAAATCTGTCAGACAATACATTTCCACATcccactctcctccctctctttctctctcttgtcttttttccttcacCATGTTTGCGAGCACAAATGCACATTGGTCCACACAAATGCACAGTCAATGAGGCACACGCAGGCAAGCGTCTTCCCTCCGCCGCCACATCAAtgacaggggagaggagggagtttGGTTTGTGAGCGGGTCAGAGGAGAGGCATCTTTTCTGGCAATCGGCAGAAGTGAAGTTGCTTAGCAACCTTTGGCCTTGATGATGGGAAATGGTGCTTGTGAGACATAAACACAAgctcgcacacaaacatacaggcTGATAGCAGGTGCACATGCGTACACACGTGTGGACACACGTGTGGACAcaggcgcacacgcacacacacgcacacacacacacacacacacacacacacacacatgcagagtgaACCATGCTGGATGAGAGGAATAATGAGTtgtgatgataataatctgGGTAGGGgttaaaacaatatattaatcTTCTCTAATGGTCTCAGTGATCTCTGAGTCCATTAAGAATGACCctatatatacaaacatacacacacacacaaagcatgcACTAAGCTGAGCATGTgccttttatgtttttctgtttgaggAAAAATACATCTGCTGCTCTCTTGTGTCTCAGCGTTCCCTCAACCCGTCTGTGAACCCATCTCCTGCCTTCAGCCCGTTTCCTCTGTGATCCACCAGTCACGCCATCCCTCTGACTGggcacacacacttaccacacccacacccacacacacacacacacacacacacacacacacacacacacacacacacacagaagattaTTGCTGTGTGctctgggagggagggaggcactCGCAAGTGGGGTTGTGTTTTGGAGGCTGAAGCATACGAGAGGGGAGATTTTTACTGTTGCCCTCCAGTGTTAAAAGTTTGAGGACTTACGGCGCCACACAGTGTtcagtctgtctcactgcaCATGTTTCCTCCTGGGACGTTTGACTTTTGCACTGTTTGTAAGAGAAATAAGCCGTCAAAGAGCCTGAAACTCTCAAGTGTGCACACAGAAATCTGCTTGTGACGACATAATTCATTGTTTCCGAAAAATCGAGTTACTTACAAATAGATCAGATTCTCCATGTGATGCAGTACATCTTTGTTCTCCTGTCACGGAAAGctgtggtgtgtctgtgttgcttATATATCCATCGCACTCATTCTTTGGGCTTCTggaagcaaatgaaaagaacataattaaaacatttaagaagGTTTAGTCACAATGTCGACGTTGCTGTTATTCTATTTAAAACTGTTGTTGATACGACTTGAGTGAAAtcagtattatttttcttctggcTGAAACGTCATCAGCCGACCACTCTTCAACCCCGCTATAGTGAACAAAACTCTTTTCATCTTATAATGATGTACATTATTAAAGAGAAATGTATGctgaatttgaaatgagaaaaaggcTGCGAGTGACTCAACTTTCTATCTATTCATCCttttaataaaacaagtttTGTGACTTTAAcccaaatacataaatgaataaattgatATTACAGCAATGCACCTGTGCCTGCACACCGTCAGACGGTGGGAACTCAGAGGAACAAAAGGAGCCCCAAAAATCAGAGGAAACTAATAAGATGATCTACAAATAAATCGCCGGAAATTCAGGAACTCTGGTTTCTGGATAAAGACTCAGATTTGAGGTGTTTGTCTCGCCCTTTGTGAGAACATAATATACTTGTAAAAGAGACTGGAGCGCATGATGCATCAAGATTTCAGGATTATGATTATGGTTCTCCTGTAATTGTCCGTCCGTCTCTGCGTCACGACTGCTGTATGGCAAACGCttaatttccaaaataaaaaaacaaacatgtttttacaggaatctgaaaaaacaatatttattttggcaCTATGATCTTCAAGTCGATGATCTTCAAAAGTTCTGATCAACTGAACCTGGAAGATGTTAATGTACCATTTAAAGACCCAATGTCTTCATTTGTGTGGCGAGTTCAAATAATACACAAGTGGAGTAGTTTTCATCAAGtcaaaacttttttattaaaaaaaaaagaaggaacaacTCATTTATAAGAACATCAGTCCCCCAGTTTCTCCCGATTCACTTTCAAACCATCACACATTCACTCGCTCACATTAACGTGATAAGACAGCTACTGCACCTCTGGAACATAAAACATGCAGACTGATTTTACATAATAACACACCCTAGATTTACACAATCCAGTGAAGCACGAACGCGTCGAGGTCTGCtttaagttaaagaaaaaatactggTGAATTTTGCAAATGTTAGCCCATTAAATCACATACATACTTTACTGCTAACCAAGAGTTTCACAATCCCCCAGATAGATGTCAAGTGTGGTAGGAACATTTCTTAAGATATCCGAGaatgaaatgactgaaaagAATATTGTTGCACAAATAAAGAGATGAACCAACATTGAAAGTGGTTAGCAGTAAAGGAAGGTTTACAGTTTGTACTCAGGTTAATGTGctaaaacatgcaaactgcTAGTGCGGTTCATCAAAAAGAGCTTACAACAGCGTCACACTGAAGGTTCTCCAGTATTCAAGCCTTGAGCAGTACTGGGCGGTGCGCAAAACAAACGGGAGGAAAAATTATTATGTGAAGCAACAATTAATCTCTATTTACAAATTAATCGGAGGCAGAGAAACGACAATTCCTCCTCCGCAAAGAGGCAATCACATCCCTGAGTACAGTTTGTTACTCCTTTAATTTAGATTCACTGCAGTGTGATCGGTCATTACCATCATCACCACGTCCTCTGGTTGGTTGATCACAATAGTGCAGCACAAAATCGCTCctgggttttttattttgacccAGGGTCACCACAGAGGTtcccgtaaaaaaaaacattacagaagCCTGAGCAGTGCCTCTTGCTGCAGCAGTCCAGACACAACAAAGAGCCGTGGAGGTTTGGAAAGCTGCagggacaaagagacaaagcCCCTCCATCAGTGCCATGGACAAAGTCCTACGCTCCTTATTCAGGAGGAGGTTTTCAAATCTTGTCCAGCGGACTTTGCTTCGCCCCGTTAGCACGGagcctcctcttccactttctccgtcttctcctcctcttcctccgcatccttgtctttgttctttttgtgtttctttttcttgtgcttgtgcttgtgatCCTTATGTTCTCCCTTTTCCTGACTGCTGTGCTTCTTGTGCTTCTTGTGTTTCTTatgtttcttgtgtttcttcttcttcttgtcggCGGCGGTTGCCGAGTCGCTGGGGTTGCTCTGGGTGGGGCTGCCGGAAGCCTGGCTGGCGGACGggctgccgctgccgctccttcctctctccggCTCGGAGCCTTCGCCTTCGCTGTAGTCTGGCACGAACGCGGCCTCGTCCGTCTCCCGGCCCAGGTCAGAACACAGCCGTTGTCTCCTGGGCTCCGGGCCACGACTCTCATCTCGgcatcctccacctctctcctccttccctgtcactcctctcgcctcctctctcgctgcagatctcccttcctctctcaccgctctcccttcctccctcaccatttttgttttggttggtttgtcagaaTTTGCCGGTGCCCCCCTGCCAACCTTTCCCTCTTCCCTTGGTGctctcattttcttctcctccctcactactactcctcctcctcctcctcctcctcctcttttctcctcccttgAGGAATCCCGGCCTTCGCTCTTGACAGGTTTAGGTGCCTCAGTCGGCCCCTCTCTTCCTCGGGTCCTCTGAGGCAGGGGTGAGGGCTCCTTGGGTGCACTCACTCCATTTTCCTGCCCCTCTtcgtcatcctctctctcccacttgGAGCGAGGAGGTGGCTGAATGAGTGGCTCCTCCCTGACGAGGCTGGCCACCGGGCTGACACTTGGGCTGCGGCCGCGGCTGATCACGGGGCTGGACGGTGGCAGCTCTGCAGGTTTAGAAGGAACGCTCTTCTGGTCTTTCTCTGAGCTTCGCTTTGGCTCTGATGACCTGATGttgaggagaaaaggaaaaatatttaaCGGTGATTGAGGGATGTATTTATGGTAAAAATACCATAATGATTCTATTTTCGAAACCTGGAGTTAAGGAATATAAACATACTTTgttacaaaaaatgtttttttttttcaatgactgcaattaataattttcattatcaattaatcttgTGATTATTCTCtagattaattgattcattaattgaaattatcagacaaagaaaagcagaaaatcatCACATTGCTGCTTTTCCTCACTAAGGAAACTAAGGAATTTTTGCCTATTTACTTTCAAAATGGTTTAATAATTGATCTCTATGTGCCAACTCATTTACTGTCAATCTCCATTTCTAAAGATAGGAAGGCTTAGGGCCAGGGAACACTCCATCAGAACGACTTCCAAGGTGCCCCAAGGTAAAAAGCTGTCCGTCACAGAAGGGTGGGATGTAGTATGAGTTTCGGATatgaaaagtgaagaaaatagCTGTGTAATAAATGAAGAAAGGAGCTGAGAGAGATGTTCAAATACCTGACTTGATTCTCAGCTGAGCTGACCAAGCACAACGTGAACTGGGTGTGAATGCTGGattgcttattattattatatatttatggcTTAATCCAACATCAGAAAGCTGTGAGGATCAGCTTTTAGAAGCTATTCAGCCAGTATACTGGCCCCTTAAACGTTCCCCAAATGTAAATAGACGGTTCTAGAttttaatgtagaaaaaaatatagatgcCATTTACCAAAAACCTAAACgctgaactgttcctttaaagatagtccaaacagcagcagctgcacaacACAGTTTCTTAAGTTGCCTAAAACATGAGAGGTTACAAACTATTGTTGCTAGTGGTGGTTTTCGTTACCACTAATAACCAACTATAAATTTCTCAGGTTCAAATTTATATCCTAGTTTATTTCCTGACATGCTAAGAGGcagaacagaaaatgaactGGACCCAAACATTTCCAAGCAACACTAGTCTCTGCTCTGAACTTCGCTAGgtaattaaaatattatatccattataattatattatacatCAAGCAAGGTAAAATATTAAAGACGAAAAAAATCTCATAGTCTACAAGCGGCAGACTCACCTGGTGGAGCTCGTCGAGCTGTGGCTCGCCAGAACCTTTCGGCTGATCTTGGGTTTGCTCTTCACAACCGAGCACTCACCATCTTTCACTGCTGGAAGAAACGGGGATGTAAGTAATGGTAACACGGGTTTAATCAACACATAATTAGATGGCACGAGACACAATCAAAGTTATAATCTTTTCACACACGCGCTCACTTTTACAGAGATTCCAATTACCTTCTttcgctgctgcagctggtttCTCTTCCGAGGGGACACTCCTCTCTGTTGCACTCCTCTCTGTTGCACTCCTCTCTGTTCTGTCTTTGGACACACTCCTGGGAAATAAAGAGAATTCAATTTCACATATTACAGATGTGTTTTACAGATGCcacttgaatgttttttttcgttcGTGGATATGGATGGTGGTGGTTCAACGAGCAGGAGAGAAACCGACCTGTCAGATTTAGCAGCTCTCTCTGAaccttcacctctctccttgGAGGACACGCTTGGTTTCTCCTGGTGGTCTGTCGGTGTCCTGGTCACAGCTGATTTCTCGCCAATGGTCACTTTATCGAGACAGACggacctccctcctcctcctccaccaatgGAGCTCTTTCGTTCAGTCCGCACTGACCTCTCTCCATCAGCGTCCCTCTCTGTAACTGCTACTTTTTGTGAGCTAGACCCCGAGGCCCTGTCCCTCTCTCGGTCTGAACCAAGACCTCGGTCCCTGTCTGACCCAGAagctctgtctcgctctctgtccAGTCCTGAGGGTCTGTCCTGCTCTCGGTCAGAGGCCTGCGGTCTCTCTCCGGCACTCCCGGGTCTTTCTCTAAACGCTGCTCTCCTCTCCGCAGATGCAGACCGCTCCTTTCTCCCGGCGCTTTCTGTTGTACAGCTGGATCTGTCTCCGTCAGAAATGTTAGAGGCGGCCGACCGGTCTGAGGTGGACGCCGTCTTCTCAGGACCCATTGGCGCTCGGTCTAAAACAGCCGTCTCAGTGCTGCCCCTTCTCCCCAGATCCCTGTTCAACTTGATCCTCCTCTGGGCAAGTGGCATCTGGaattggacaaaaacacaaacaaaaggttAAGGAGACTAAATCAGAAGCTCTGGTTTCTCCCATTTAATGTTAATAAGTTTAATGAAGTTCCAAGCAGATGCAAGTCTATTTATTAAACAGCGAATATAAGTCATTTCCATCTAAAAAATATAACTCCTCGATTATTAAACCCACCGGTAGGTCCATTAGAGGCCTGATGGTTCCTCGATCGGCGTCTCCTCGGCCCATCTCGCGGCTCCCTGGTATGGGAAGAAGACCGGGTCTGTCTGAGGAGAGTGGGAGTCTGTGGAGAGGGGGCTGGTGAGACCCAAGCCCATCTATCCTCCGAAGCTTTCCAGGAGGAGGTCCGAGTAAAGAGCGGccctcctctcccatcctcCTCCGACTGTCCACCGGGGAGAGAGGTCGATGGAGGAGCGGgagttgatgttgatgttgatgagcCATGTGAAAGGGACCACCACTCAGCGGGAGATCTCTTCTCCCTCGCATATCGTGGCTGAGTCGATGGCTGTCGTGAAGCGAAGGATGAGGTAGAGGCAGGCTCTGGGAGGACAGGGGAGGGGTCTTAAGCAGGGGAGGCCTCACTGCAGAGCTTttactcttttcctttttaggGGTTGTTGAGTTCACAGCATCTTCTGGCTTGGCTTTGACCGGCTTTAACGATTTagcggcagaggaggaggaggatgaggagtctCTCTTTTTGACGACCACTCCTTCCGTCTTTTTCTTCACCTTTTCGCTCTTTGGCTTCACAGCCTCCGTCCTCACTTTGGCTTTGACCTTCTGACCCTTATCTTTCTTCGTTTTGTCAGACTGCGATGTGGTCTTTGACGTGGCCTTGGTCGGGGGCTTAGTAGGTGCAGCAGCACTTTTTGAAGCTGGAGATTTAGCAGCTCCGGCAACAGATGGAGGTTTTGAGGAGGTGGGAGGCGTTTTAGTGAGCGAGGGGATTTCGTCCATGGGTTCATCTCTGACAGGAGTAGCATCGCCTCTGTCAGACTGATGCGATGGCTCGGGTTCATCCccgttcttcttcttttttaatttctttgttttaaggACTTTAGAACTGGACTTGTTCCccgatgaggaagaggatgggggATGGTGAGAGGGAGCacccctctcttctctgcctcttcttcctcttccctgagGGGAGTAATCTCTGTGTAATGGGGACATTCTATCTCGCTCCCTGTCTCTGCTGCCACGACCTCTGTGATGTAGTGACGGATGTTGGTTGTCATAGTCTTTGTAGTATTTGTTGTACCAGTCGGTGTACTCCTTTTCCCACAGTCGATACCTTTCCCTCTCCCAGCGCTCATGGCCTCCAGGACTTAGTCCTTTTAGTTCATATGGCGGTAGCTCCCGAGGAGGGGGCTTCCGTCCACCAGGGCTCCGGTTGCGGAAGGCACCAGGGGAGCGTGACCTAGACCTGaagggtcctgctccttcaggtCCCTCCCAGCCTCCGGGCCGAAAGGCAGGAGGAGACCGAGGTGAGCCGGACCGACGATACCCATACGACCTTGAGCGGGAGCGGGACCTTGTCCGTGAGCGTCCATAACTGCGTCCATTGCGTCTGGAATAGGGGGAGCGGGGATAAGACCGGCCATGGGAGCGCGAACGGGAACGGGAGCGGCTTGGGGAATAAGAGTAAGACCTGGACCGGGTTCTGGATCTTGATCTGGAGCGAGAGTAAGGAGAACGGCTAAATGGAGAGCGACTGTATGACCGGGACCTAGAAAAGGAAATAGTTGAGAGGAACATAAGGAAACCAAGGGAGAAAGACagtaaaataagtaataaatgcACCAAATGGCTTGAATGATTATGCATATAATTAATGTAATCACTAAAGCCAATTTGGACCTCTTCATGAAGTTACCTTGAATAAGACGGTCTTCGCCTCTTCGGTGGATTTCTGTACTTCATGAGCTCTTTGTGGAAGTCTTTAGTGAATTCATCCAGTTTGGATGTAGGTCTGTGGATACAAAGACAAGAACACTGAAACTATCAAAAAAATACTCCAGTACTTCCAGTCATACTAAATACCCACAATTGCATTTGCTGTAGCCCTTGGAATactctttaacaaaaaaagacaactcacCCATCCTGCCTGAGCCGCTGTCTGTAGAAATCTTCCTTCGAGAGAGGCGGCTGAGATAGGGAGGGTGCAAGATGGGCTAAAGGGGGCTGGGTACCAGGGGCAACCCAAGGAGGGTTGAGCCCTGGTGGTCCATGGCCATAAAGAGGCTGGGGCTGGTAACcaagtggaggaggggggatgaggcCTGGGCCAGAGGTGTACAGAGGGGGGTAGGGCTGTGGTGGGGGTGGGTACAGAGACGGAGATGGGAATACTGGAGGAATAGGTGCAGGAAGGGGCGCTGAATGAAGGTGGGCAGGGGGGTGGTCCCCTCTACCTCTGAAGGATCTGgttcaaagagagaaacacaaatcatTGTGAGACTTCCATACGGGAATACAATTTTTTAATAGTTCAGATTGTCCCAGCGACGGGTCTTACCTCTCCCAGTGTCGGCCTCCCCCTCTGTGAGAGTGTTGGGGCCGCAGCTGGTGACCTAATAGAGCAGAAACACAGTTTAGTTAGCTGCTGAATGTCTTTCCTTCAAGCTCCCTTAACCCTCTTTTAAACAATCTCAATTGAAGCTCTTACCTGATGGATGAGGCGGCCTTGGAGGTGGCGGATGGCCAATAACGGTTAAATGGTAGCCCTGCGGAAGAAGACGGTGAATAAAATGTAGTTGCCTCCAGACAACATTGCAGGTCTGAGGTAAAAATGCACCTAATTGAGTCTGTGACTTAAGAGAAGCGAACAGATAAACCATTATCAGGTGATCCGGGCACACTCACCCCTGATCGTCTTTCTGAGGGGGCTTCTGAGACTGGTTTCACAGTGGGTTCTGGATCggtttcactgaaaacaaacgATCAGACACACAATATGATGAGTGGAAATCACTTCAAAAGGTCACGTGTTGAGTATGTggttttgtgtatgtgtacagaGTATCTAAGACTGAATTTACCCAGGCGGGGGTGGTTCACCCTGGCTGGTGGAGTGCATAGGAGAATGGTGGTCGGCAAGGGGTGCAGGGGCCGGTGAAGCCTCTCGATCTTCCACAGCAGCCGCttgaggaggagtgggaggagaagaagcGGCAGCAGCGGGAGGAGTGGGAGTAGGTGCAGGGGGCTGGATCGGTGCTGGAGGTGCAGCGGTGGGTACACTTGTAGGGGGTGGGTGAGTAACATTAGCCAGCAGAGGGTCCTGCTGTCTTGAGTGCAGAGGTCGGGCCAACTGAGGGCGCGGCGGTGGCAGGGCTGCATGTTGGACCGCTTTCCGTGCATGTTTGGTGTATCCCGTTTCATTCTTAAAGTTGTTCACGGCCTACACGAGGGAACAACAGATGATACACAATTTAAAACTAAACTTTCAGTTTTGCTTTGAGAGCAACAAGCCAAAAAACATTCCGTTCTGATCAAACGCATATGACATGCATCAAGAAGCAGGGATTTGAAGGGGTTACCTGTCGAAGAAACTTGTTGGCAATGAGATTATCAGGGGAAACGTCTGACTGTTTGCATGTGAAGCAGATGTGCTCCTCTGAGTCCAACAAGGCCGTCCGTATACCTGGAAAATAAACAGTCCCTAGTTAGTTGTAAGCTGACGTTTATTTGACCAACAAATTAACACTGATCAAGTCTTTTCACTCACAATAATGAATGTTTCGGATGCAAAGAAATTCCCCTAAACCTGCCTAATGTACATTGATTTTCAAAGTACATTTCACACAGCTTGAATCTGTACCAACACAGAGTGGAgaacactattttttttaattttcaaaccaAGGCTTGTTTAATACGAAAGCACGACACAAGTAAGAACTCACAGTCGTCGCAGTAGCTGTTTCCGCAGCAGGGTATAACGACGGCGTCCGTCATCAGGTCGTTGCAGACTGGACACAGGAGTTCATCGGGGATTGGGTCCGTATCGTCCTCGGATGACGACTGGTCATGTGGAACAAAGGGAGGGCGCTCCTTCTTTCCTTGTGCATATGCTTCCCTGTATAAACACAAAAGTAAGCCACAGTGATAAACCTGTATCCATTTGAAGACACGGACACAAAACGACAAATATGACACTAGTTAATGTACTTAAATAAGTATGTTTAGTTGCATGAGGAGGTAAatagtgtgtatttgtgagtaTCCTTAATTGACACATACGCATCTATTGCAGGTATTGCATATTCTCCTGTGCTGGTTAACATGGCTCCTTTGGTGCCTGGCTCCGCTTTCACCATGAAGCTCTGAGGAATGCCCTTACTTATCCTCACTGGCTTCGGCTGCTCCACACTCTTATCCTGGacctaaaacaacaacaaagaagttATCAAAAccaatcaaaatcaaacatcacTGACTTTCTTAGAACTAACACTTCTAGTGATAATAATTACCATCAGCATGGGGCACTGCCTAATGTAGTGACCAGCCTTTCCACATCGATAGCAGGTATAGTGAGCGGGTGGAGGTCCAACTGCCTTCTTGGAATAACTACAGAGAAAAAttaagttctttttttaaaccacatgCAGCAAACGTTTTTTTAATACCAATTCCTGATAAGacatggaacaaaaaaacaactgacttTAATCAAATGCAAGAACAAGGTGTGATTGTGGGTACTAACTGTATCGGGTCATATTCATGGTTGGACTGAGACATCATGGCTTTAATCTTGTCTTCCTCTGATGCATTTGCGTCAACCAGGTTAGCAGTCTGAAACACGTAATGATAGACAgagcaaaagacaaaagtatGACGTCAATGCCacaagaaaaatttaaaaaggacaTATCCAATCAACTAAGGAGATATTTTCTCGCAGCACAGCCAACGTGTACAGAGACGTTACCTTGGCGAGTTGGGCGAGGGACATAGAAGGAGAAGAGTCCGTCTGCAGGAGAATCAAAGTACAGATAATACAGGTGTTAACATAATATCTAATCGATATAAAGGGGAAGAGCCAAGACAGTTCCCCCACCACATCTGTGTCCAGTCCCATACAGCTTCCATCTACGTCTTCGCACCAAAATCAAGGTGTTGTTCAAATGCTCAAAGTGCATGAGCATTTAAAGTGTTGACGTAAATAACCCCAAACATGAATTCCCAAATTTGTGCACAATGTTCACCTCTCTGATTAATGACAGCGTCGTGTTATAATCCAGGCAAGGTCTTTTAAGAGCTGTTCACATGGAAGATATTTTAACGGTTTAAATTGTTAAATGAAGAAATTACCCAAAGAACgtaatctacaaaaaaaaaatatgagagtTTTATGTCCGTTAAATAACTCTCACACAGCTTGTAcacaaaagtcaaattaaaattttagCGCAACTAGCAAGCATCGGGACTTTCTGTCGTGACCTTGTCCAAAAAAttctaaattaaaaacacttgaGATTGTAACACAGCAAAACCACTGAACCGCATAAAAATTAAGCTGCGTTAACATTTAGCAAGTAAAGCAAACTTTCACTACACCTACTTGCATAGTCTACACCTGCTTATATGCTCAGCCTTTAACATTTAACGATGGTAATGTCAAAGAGCATCAAACCTCTCCAGTTGGGCTTCATTAGCAAAACGTACACTACTGGCACATCCCTGCGTAGAGACCGTAAagtctctcctgctctgtcagaAGAGGGAGGAATACTTGACATTTAATTTGAGCGTGCAGTTTTCCTTTGCCCGGCCACGGAAC is drawn from Scophthalmus maximus strain ysfricsl-2021 chromosome 8, ASM2237912v1, whole genome shotgun sequence and contains these coding sequences:
- the LOC118312924 gene encoding E3 ubiquitin-protein ligase RBBP6 isoform X2: MSCVHYKFSSKLDYNTVTFDGLHITLNELKRQIMGRERLKATDCDLQITNAQTREEYTDDEAHIPKHSSVIVRRTPLGGVKPAGRTFIVDRSDTAVVGSSRPTDSSPSMSLAQLAKTANLVDANASEEDKIKAMMSQSNHEYDPIHYSKKAVGPPPAHYTCYRCGKAGHYIRQCPMLMVQDKSVEQPKPVRISKGIPQSFMVKAEPGTKGAMLTSTGEYAIPAIDAEAYAQGKKERPPFVPHDQSSSEDDTDPIPDELLCPVCNDLMTDAVVIPCCGNSYCDDCIRTALLDSEEHICFTCKQSDVSPDNLIANKFLRQAVNNFKNETGYTKHARKAVQHAALPPPRPQLARPLHSRQQDPLLANVTHPPPTSVPTAAPPAPIQPPAPTPTPPAAAASSPPTPPQAAAVEDREASPAPAPLADHHSPMHSTSQGEPPPPGETDPEPTVKPVSEAPSERRSGGYHLTVIGHPPPPRPPHPSGHQLRPQHSHRGGGRHWERSFRGRGDHPPAHLHSAPLPAPIPPVFPSPSLYPPPPQPYPPLYTSGPGLIPPPPLGYQPQPLYGHGPPGLNPPWVAPGTQPPLAHLAPSLSQPPLSKEDFYRQRLRQDGPTSKLDEFTKDFHKELMKYRNPPKRRRPSYSRSRSYSRSPFSRSPYSRSRSRSRTRSRSYSYSPSRSRSRSRSHGRSYPRSPYSRRNGRSYGRSRTRSRSRSRSYGYRRSGSPRSPPAFRPGGWEGPEGAGPFRSRSRSPGAFRNRSPGGRKPPPRELPPYELKGLSPGGHERWERERYRLWEKEYTDWYNKYYKDYDNQHPSLHHRGRGSRDRERDRMSPLHRDYSPQGRGRRGREERGAPSHHPPSSSSSGNKSSSKVLKTKKLKKKKNGDEPEPSHQSDRGDATPVRDEPMDEIPSLTKTPPTSSKPPSVAGAAKSPASKSAAAPTKPPTKATSKTTSQSDKTKKDKGQKVKAKVRTEAVKPKSEKVKKKTEGVVVKKRDSSSSSSSAAKSLKPVKAKPEDAVNSTTPKKEKSKSSAVRPPLLKTPPLSSQSLPLPHPSLHDSHRLSHDMRGRRDLPLSGGPFHMAHQHQHQLPLLHRPLSPVDSRRRMGEEGRSLLGPPPGKLRRIDGLGSHQPPLHRLPLSSDRPGLLPIPGSREMGRGDADRGTIRPLMDLPMPLAQRRIKLNRDLGRRGSTETAVLDRAPMGPEKTASTSDRSAASNISDGDRSSCTTESAGRKERSASAERRAAFRERPGSAGERPQASDREQDRPSGLDRERDRASGSDRDRGLGSDRERDRASGSSSQKVAVTERDADGERSVRTERKSSIGGGGGGRSVCLDKVTIGEKSAVTRTPTDHQEKPSVSSKERGEGSERAAKSDRSVSKDRTERSATERSATERSVPSEEKPAAAAKEVKDGECSVVKSKPKISRKVLASHSSTSSTRSSEPKRSSEKDQKSVPSKPAELPPSSPVISRGRSPSVSPVASLVREEPLIQPPPRSKWEREDDEEGQENGVSAPKEPSPLPQRTRGREGPTEAPKPVKSEGRDSSREEKRGGGGGGGGVVVREEKKMRAPREEGKVGRGAPANSDKPTKTKMVREEGRAVREEGRSAAREEARGVTGKEERGGGCRDESRGPEPRRQRLCSDLGRETDEAAFVPDYSEGEGSEPERGRSGSGSPSASQASGSPTQSNPSDSATAADKKKKKHKKHKKHKKHKKHSSQEKGEHKDHKHKHKKKKHKKNKDKDAEEEEEKTEKVEEEAPC